In Clostridia bacterium, a genomic segment contains:
- a CDS encoding ANTAR domain-containing protein, with protein sequence MFAPQIFIVSTDASLIKQVRSTLMQRGYGIAGDAASGAQALRSIRTLRPDLVILDADITGTEGVDIGAIIAEDRLAPILLIAPVWRDGLVNRSGREDEDGWVFAILTKPINEEALVPAVETALLNYERTHRLEQEIAKLKDTLEARKAIERAKGILMSSMGLTEDEAFRLIRQRSMDKSMPMRQIAEAIILAHEVESKVEKKK encoded by the coding sequence ATGTTTGCCCCGCAAATCTTTATAGTCTCTACCGATGCTTCTTTGATCAAGCAGGTGCGGTCCACCCTAATGCAGAGGGGCTACGGGATCGCTGGTGATGCTGCCAGCGGGGCCCAAGCCCTGCGCTCCATCCGCACCCTGCGCCCCGATTTGGTGATCCTTGATGCCGACATCACCGGCACCGAAGGGGTGGATATCGGCGCTATCATCGCCGAGGATCGCCTAGCCCCCATCCTCTTAATCGCCCCGGTTTGGCGGGATGGTCTGGTCAATCGCAGCGGACGAGAAGATGAGGATGGCTGGGTCTTTGCCATCCTCACCAAGCCTATCAACGAGGAAGCCTTGGTGCCGGCGGTGGAGACTGCTCTCCTCAACTATGAGCGTACCCATCGGCTGGAGCAAGAAATCGCCAAGCTCAAGGATACTCTAGAGGCCAGAAAAGCCATCGAGCGAGCGAAAGGGATCCTTATGAGCTCGATGGGATTAACCGAGGACGAGGCCTTCCGGCTCATCCGCCAGCGCAGTATGGATAAGTCCATGCCCATGCGCCAGATCGCCGAAGCTATTATCCTTGCCCATGAGGTGGAGTCGAAGGTGGAGAAAAAGAAATAG
- a CDS encoding DUF1285 domain-containing protein, producing the protein MMDGALADQGELRIGADGEWYWEGNHITRSDVLSIFVHHLERHQDGSYWVSYKGQSYPVTVEDVPFWAEAVEEVKANGAPAGLKVRLKGGREVELPEGTIELAADGTPYLSLFGVRDTKLSRSAYWQLSRYLVPPEVKSEADSAGGKAPFPGSDAELQQQAWGGEEQPPDGALRKAPSGGWRVECGGRVWPVVPISFSPPSTPPHGQG; encoded by the coding sequence ATGATGGATGGAGCTTTAGCTGATCAAGGGGAACTACGGATTGGGGCTGATGGAGAATGGTACTGGGAAGGAAACCACATTACCCGGTCTGATGTTCTCTCCATCTTTGTTCACCACCTAGAACGCCATCAGGATGGAAGCTATTGGGTAAGCTATAAAGGCCAAAGCTACCCGGTAACGGTGGAAGACGTGCCCTTTTGGGCCGAGGCCGTTGAGGAAGTGAAAGCCAACGGTGCCCCCGCCGGCCTTAAGGTGCGGCTTAAGGGTGGTCGGGAAGTAGAGCTACCAGAAGGAACCATTGAGCTGGCTGCCGATGGCACCCCTTACCTTTCCCTATTTGGAGTTCGCGATACTAAGCTTTCTCGCTCCGCTTACTGGCAGCTGAGCCGATACTTAGTTCCACCTGAGGTCAAGTCGGAAGCGGATAGTGCAGGTGGCAAAGCGCCATTTCCCGGTTCCGACGCGGAGCTGCAGCAGCAAGCGTGGGGAGGAGAAGAACAGCCGCCGGATGGGGCTTTGCGCAAAGCCCCATCCGGCGGCTGGAGAGTAGAATGTGGTGGGCGGGTGTGGCCGGTAGTACCTATTTCTTTTTCTCCACCTTCGACTCCACCTCATGGGCAAGGATAA